Below is a genomic region from Rhizobium sp. 007.
TCAAGCATCGCGGCATGACCTTCCTCGACACTTACCGGCAGATCCGCCTGCGGCACAGCCGCCGGCTGCTGGAGCAAAGCCCGCTGTCGATTTCGGAGATCGCCTTTGCCACCGGCTTTTCGAGTCCCGGCCATTTCTCCAGATCGTTCAAAGCGACGTTCGGTGAAAACCCGACGGATGCGCGGCGGTAGGACAACAGGAGACTGGTTCGCGCATATTGCGGTCAGTCCCAAGCTGTCGGCTCCGAAATGTCCGACACCCACCCGACCGCGTTTTTCTCTGTAAGTCCGGCCTGTTTTTGGAGGGCGTGGGTTTTTCCTTTGAATCGTGAAAGATTTCCTGAGAAGATAAATATTGCTTCCTCCGGAGACATCATGCCTTCCAAGACACAGATCGAAAACGCCGTAGCGCTGGATCAGAATCCGCACGCGGTTCGCGAACCGCGCGTCAACAATCTCGAGATGGCGATCGGACACGAGGTCCGCAATTTCCGCAAGAAGCTCGGCATCACCGTCACCGACCTGTCTGCGGCGACGGGCATTTCGCTCGGTATGCTGTCGAAGATCGAAAACGGCAATATTTCGCCGTCGCTGACGACACTGCAAACGCTCTCCAGGGCGCTCGGCGTTCCGATTACCGCCTTCTTTCGCCGCTTCGAGGAGCCACGGAGTGCAACCTTCGTCAAGGCGGGTGAGGGGGTGAATATCGAGCGTCGCGGCACGCGCGCCGGACATCAATACAGCCTGCTGGGCCATATAGACAATAATACCAGCGGCGTCACGGTCGAGCCCTATCTGATCACGCTGACTGTCGAATCAGACGTCTTTCCCACCTTCCAGCACGACGGAATGGAGTTTCTCTATCTCCTGGAGGGGGAGGTGGTCTACCGTCATTCAGACGCCCTTTACCGGATGCAACCCGGCGACAGCCTGTTCTTCGGCGCGGATGCGCCACATGGGCCGGAGGAACTCGTCAAGCTCCCCTGCCGCTATCTCTCGATCATTTCCTATCCGCAGCAGAAGGCCGTCAGCGACTAGTTTATTGCCTTAAAAGAAAAAATTATTCTTCATAGTTGATTATCGCCAAACCCTCTGGTAGCACTCGTTCAGACACGAACGGAGGTTGCCAGGTCATGTGCGGCATTGTTGGACTGTTTCTCAAAGACCGGAGCCTCGAGCCCCAGCTGGGGCAGCTGCTCTCGGAAATGTTGATCACCATGACGGATCGCGGTCCGGACTCTGCCGGAATCGCAATCTACGGCTCGGCTGCTGAGGGAAAAGCGAAGGTGACGATCCAGTCGGCCAAGCCGGAGGCGGATTTCGCCGGCCTTGAAAATGATTTGGCAGAAGCCGGAATACCGGCGAACGTCAGCATCAAGAGCACCCATGCCGTCATCGCGATCGCTGCGGACAAACTTATGGCGATCCGGCAGCTTCTAACCGCGCTTCGGCCCGATGTGCGTGTCATGGGCTCCGGCGACAGCGTCGAGATTTACAAGGAAACCGGCCTGCCGAAGGATGTTGTTGCCCGTTTCAGCGTCCGCTCCATGGGCGGCTCGCACGGCATCGGCCATACACGCATGGCGACGGAATCGGCTGTCACGACGCTTGGTGCACACCCGTTTTCGACCGGTTCCGATCAATGCCTGGTGCACAACGGTTCGCTGTCGAACCACAACAACCTGCGCCGCGAGCTGGCGCGGGAGGGCATGACCTTCGAAACCCAGAACGACTCGGAAGTTGCAGCTGCCTACCTCACCTCCGAAATGGCCAAGGGCAAGGATCTCGGGCAGGCGCTGACCGGTGCGCTCGACGACCTCGACGGCTTCTTCACTTTCGTGGTCGGCACCAAATCCGGCTTCGGCGTCGTGCGCGATCCGATTGCCTGCAAGCCCGCTGTCATGGCCGAAACGGACCAGTACGTCGCTTTCGGTTCCGAATACCGGGCGCTCGTCAACCTGCCGGGCATCGAAACGGCGCGCGTCTGGGAGCCTGAGCCTGCAACCGTCTATTTCTGGGATCACCAGAAAGCCGCCTGAGCGGCACCTCCTGCGCATTCTCCAAGGGTTATTGAAAACATGCCTGTCATTGATCTCGCCATCACCCCTTTGCGTGAACTCAACAGCGCCCTGCACAGCATCCAGCAGGGTTCGAACGATCTTTCCTTCGAGGTCGTCAATCCGCGCGGCAGCCATTCGGTTGCCGTTGGCATCGATACGCCTGTCACGGTCGATGTGAAGGGGTCCGTCGGCTATTACTGCGCCGGGATGAACGACGGCGGAGCCGTTACCGTTCATGGTTCGGCGGGCCCGGGCGTGGCGGAAAACATGATGTCGGGTACAGTCGTGATCGAAGGCGACGCTTCCCAGTATGCGGGCGCAACGGGCCGTGGCGGCCTACTGGTCATCAAGGGCAATGCAGCGTCGCGCTGCGGCATTTCGATGAAAGGCATCGACATTGTCGTTCATGGCAATATCGGCCACATGTCCGCCTTCATGGGACAATCCGGCCATCTGGTGGTGCTCGGCGATGCCGGCGATGCGCTGGGCGATTCGCTCTACGAGGCGAAGCTTTTCGTGCGCGGCTCGGTCAAGAGCCTGGGTGCCGACTGCATCGAAAAGGAGCTGCGGCCCGAGCATCTGACGAAGCTGGCCCAACTCCTCGAAAAGGCGGGCGTGACCGGAGTGAGGCCCGAGGAATTCAAGCGTTACGGTTCGGCCCGCAATCTCTACAATTTCAATATCGACAACGCCGACGCATATTAAGGCGAGGGACCATCATGAGCTA
It encodes:
- a CDS encoding XRE family transcriptional regulator, with the protein product MPSKTQIENAVALDQNPHAVREPRVNNLEMAIGHEVRNFRKKLGITVTDLSAATGISLGMLSKIENGNISPSLTTLQTLSRALGVPITAFFRRFEEPRSATFVKAGEGVNIERRGTRAGHQYSLLGHIDNNTSGVTVEPYLITLTVESDVFPTFQHDGMEFLYLLEGEVVYRHSDALYRMQPGDSLFFGADAPHGPEELVKLPCRYLSIISYPQQKAVSD
- a CDS encoding GXGXG domain-containing protein produces the protein MPVIDLAITPLRELNSALHSIQQGSNDLSFEVVNPRGSHSVAVGIDTPVTVDVKGSVGYYCAGMNDGGAVTVHGSAGPGVAENMMSGTVVIEGDASQYAGATGRGGLLVIKGNAASRCGISMKGIDIVVHGNIGHMSAFMGQSGHLVVLGDAGDALGDSLYEAKLFVRGSVKSLGADCIEKELRPEHLTKLAQLLEKAGVTGVRPEEFKRYGSARNLYNFNIDNADAY
- a CDS encoding glutamine amidotransferase family protein gives rise to the protein MCGIVGLFLKDRSLEPQLGQLLSEMLITMTDRGPDSAGIAIYGSAAEGKAKVTIQSAKPEADFAGLENDLAEAGIPANVSIKSTHAVIAIAADKLMAIRQLLTALRPDVRVMGSGDSVEIYKETGLPKDVVARFSVRSMGGSHGIGHTRMATESAVTTLGAHPFSTGSDQCLVHNGSLSNHNNLRRELAREGMTFETQNDSEVAAAYLTSEMAKGKDLGQALTGALDDLDGFFTFVVGTKSGFGVVRDPIACKPAVMAETDQYVAFGSEYRALVNLPGIETARVWEPEPATVYFWDHQKAA